A genome region from Falco biarmicus isolate bFalBia1 chromosome 11, bFalBia1.pri, whole genome shotgun sequence includes the following:
- the GPR52 gene encoding G-protein coupled receptor 52, producing MNQSRWIEWRTLNMSSSVMNVSEHLSCPLGFGHYNAVDICILETVVIVLLTFLIIAGNLTVIFVFHCAPLLHHYTTSYFIQTMAYADLFVGVSCLVPTLSLLHYSTGVHESLTCQVFGYIISVLKSVSMACLACISVDRYLAITKPLSYNQLVTPCRLRICIILIWIYSCLIFLPSFFGWGKPGYHGDIFEWCATSWLTNAYFTGFIVCLLYAPAAFVICFTYFHIFKICRQHTKEINDRRARFPSHEVDAAGETGHSPDRRYAMVLFRITSVFYMLWLPYIIYFLLESSRVLENPALSFLTTWLAISNSFCNCVIYSLSNSVFRLGLRRLSETICSSCMCLKDRDARDPKPRKRANSCSI from the coding sequence ATGAACCAGTCCCGATGGATTGAATGGAGGACTCTGAATATGAGCAGTAGTGTTATGAACGTATCTGAGCATCTCTCCTGCCCTCTTGGATTTGGTCACTACAATGCAGTTGACATCTGTATCCTTGAGACAGTTGTTATTGTCTTgctaacatttttaattattgcgGGTAACTTAACTGTGatatttgtttttcactgtgCTCCACTTCTGCATCATTATACCACCAGCTATTTTATTCAGACCATGGCCTATGCTGATCTTTTTGTTGGAGTTAGCTGCTTGGTTCCTACTTTGTCACTGCTCCACTACTCGACAGGTGTCCACGAGTCCTTGACTTGTCAAGTTTTTGGATATATCATCTCTGTGCTAAAAAGCGTATCTATGGCATGTCTTGCTTGCATCAGTGTGGATCGCTATCTCGCTATAACAAAGCCTCTCTCCTATAATCAACTGGTCACACCTTGTCGCTTGAGAATCTGCATCATCTTGATCTGGATATACTCTTGTCTGATCttcttgccttccttttttGGTTGGGGAAAACCTGGTTACCATGGAGATATTTTTGAATGGTGTGCTACCTCCTGGCTAACTAATGCCTATTTTACTGGCTTTATCGTGTGCTTACTATatgctcctgctgcctttgtcATATGTTTCACGTATTTCCACATCTTTAAAATTTGCCGGCAGCACACCAAAGAGATAAATGATCGGAGAGCTCGATTTCCTAGCCACGAAGTGGATGCTGCTGGGGAGACTGGGCACAGCCCTGATCGCCGCTATGCCATGGTTTTGTTTCGGATAACCAGTGTGTTCTACATGCTGTGGCTCCCTTATATCATATACTTTCTGCTGGAGAGCTCTAGGGTGCTGGAAAACCCAGCACTTTCCTTCTTAACGACATGGCTTGCTATAAGCAATAGTTTCTGCAACTGTGTGATATATAGCCTCTCCAACAGTGTTTTCAGGCTGGGACTGCGGAGACTGTCAGAGACAATATGTTCATCTTGTATGTGTTTAAAAGACAGGGATGCACGGGACCCTAAACCGAGAAAACGGGCTAATTCCTGCtccatttaa